A window of Aurantibacillus circumpalustris genomic DNA:
TCTACATTGAACGTAAAGTGAAAAAAATAGAAGACAAAGTTTTTAAAGGCTAACATCAAAATTTAGAAACGATCTAGAATTTATAAAATGAAAAAATTACACATCTTAGGAATCATAGTTATTGCAGTTGCAATTGGAGTGATTTTTGTTTCGTTAAAAAATACAAGCACTTACGCTGATTTCACCGAAGCCGTTTCAAACCCCGATAAAGAATTTCATGTTGTTGGTAAATTAGATAAAGATCAACCTCAAATTTATGATCCTAAAATTAACCCTGATGAATTTTTGTTTAGCATGATCGACAACAAAGGAGTGATCAAACAAGTTGTTCTGCATAAAAGCAAACCACAAGATTTTGAAAAGAGTGAACAAATTGTTTTAATTGGAAAAATGCAAGGCGATAATTTTCATGCAAATGATATTTTAATGAAGTGCCCAAGTAAATACAACGAGGGCGCACAGCAACTAAACTAAAATTCTATATGAACAACATTGAATACGCCGATGAACGTTTGTGGGCAGGGAATTTAGGAAACGGATTTATTGTTCTCTCTTTTGTAGCGGCGCTTCTTTCATGTTTGAGTTTTTATTTTTCATTTAAAGATTCTAGTCTTCTAAAATTAGCACGCTTCTCTTTTAATCTTCATGGATTTTCAGTTCTTGGAATCATAGGAACTTTATTCTATATGTTGCTTAATCATTTTTTTGAGTACCAGTATGTTTGGCAGCACAGCAATAGTACAATGGATATGAAGTACATTCTATCCTGCTTTTGGGAAGGACAAGAAGGTAGTTTTCTATTATGGACTTTCTGGAATGTAGTTTTAGGTTTACTTCTTAAAAGACAATTAAAAGGTGGGGAATGGGAAGTACCAGTAATGACCATATTCGCACTCGTTCAGGTTTTTTTAGCGAGCATGATTCTCGGTGTTTATATGTTCGATTACAAAATTGGAAGCAATCCTTTTTTATTGATGAAAGAACATTCCGAATTTAGAAATCTACCTTTTGTATTAGCCGCGAAATATGAGTCCACTGCACGAGGTTTAAATCCATTATTAATGAATTATTGGATGACAATTCATCCACCAACTTTATTTTTAGGCTTTGCCTCCACCCTAGTACCATTTGCATTTTCTATTGCAGCACTCTGGAATAAACAATATACGAAATGGCAAAGCATTGCATTGCCCTGGACTTATTTTGGAATATTAATATTAGGTGTTGGTATTTTAATGGGTGGTGCTTGGGCTTACGAAGCGCTTAGTTTTGGCGGCTTCTGGGCTTGGGATCCTGTAGAGAATGCTTCTTTGGTGCCTTGGTTAGTTTTAGTAGCCGCTGGTCACACCATGATTATTAATAAAAATAAAGGAGGTTCACTATTCACGACGCATTTTTTAACCATCAGTAGTTTTTTATTAGTACTCTATTCTACATTCTTAACGAGAAGCGGTGTACTCGGAAACGCTTCTGTACATGCATTTACAGACTTAGGCATGACTGGCCAATTGGTTATGTACGTTCTCACATTCATACTTATTAGTGTGGCTTTACTTGTTAGAAATGATTTATTTAGAGTATCGTATGTGGTGCTTTCATTCTTATTATTAGCTTTTGCATCCCTTTATGGATATAAAAGAATTATTCTTTTAATTTGGATTTCATCCTCTGCCTTCATTACCGGACTATCTTACTATCTGTACTTCCCGAAAGAAAAAGAAGAAGAAGAACTTTTCTCACGTGAGTTTTGGATGTTTCTAGGTTCTTTAGTGTTGATTTTATCCTCATTGATCATTACCTACTTCACTTCCATACCTGTTATCAACAAATTATTTGGCACAGAGTATGCCCCACCAAAAGTGCCTGTCTATAATGAATGGATGGTTCCATTTGCAATTCTATTAATGTTATTAATTGCAGCAGCGCAGTTTTTAAAATATAAAAAAACGGAGTCGTGTAAATTTTTAAAACGTATTTCCTATACTTTTATTTTGGCACTTTTATTTGGTACAATATGTTCTATTCCTTTTTACTTTCTGAATAACTTTGCTAATGGAAGTGGTGAAGAAAAATGGAACCTGATTAGTTACGCACTTCTACTTACCACGGCTCTTTTTGCAGCCTTTGCTAACGCTGATTATTTTATCACCATTTTAAAAGGAAAAATTTCTAAAAGCGGGGCTGCAATAGCGCACATTGGTTTTGCATTGATTATGATCGGTGCATTAATTTCTACTTCTAAAAAAGTAGTGCTTTCTAAAAATACGGCTGAAAGAAAAGTTTCTTCATTAGGTGCAGACTACGACGATAAAAAAAGTATTCTTCTCACTCAAGGTGACACGCTTCCAATGGGCCCCTATCTTGTTACCTATACTGGCAAATACCGCGAAGGAATTGATGTGTATTTTAAAGTTGATTACCTTAAATTAAATAAAAACAATAAACCCGAATTAGATTTTACTCTTGAACCTCATGTGCAAGATAATCCTCGAATGGGCAAGTCGCCAGAACCAGATACAAAACATTATTTAGATAGAGATATTTATACGCATGTGACCTGGGCTGATTTAAATATTGATACCAACAAAACAAAAAATGACGCCTTTACCTCTGCTAAAAATTACATTGGTCACGTGGGAGATACCATTTTCTCAAGCAATGCCATTATAGTCATTGATTCTTTACGAAGTAATCTCAGTAAGTCTGAATACGAAAAAAATGATTCATACCTTGAAGTAACAGCCGTTTTACGTTGCGTTGATGTCCGTTCACAAGTATATTTTGCACATCCTAAATTTATTATTCAAAACAATGTTGTTATTCCTAAAGAAGATCTTGTAGATGAATTGGGTCTAAAATTAGTTTTCTGGAAAATAAATCCTGAAGAAGGAACAGTTGAGATTACGTTAAGCGAGCGACTGAGTAATGCAAGAGACTTTTTTGTGATGGAAGCTTATGTTTTCCCTTACATCAATGTGTTGTGGATCGGCTGTTTGATTATGGCGATTGGCACGGCAATAGCCATTTTGGAAAGAATTCGTAAATTCAAATTACAAAAAGAAGTAAAAACCTAATGGAAAAACAGGTCAAAGAAAAAATCGTAATTATCGGTTGCGGTAGTGTGGCCTGGCACATAGCAAAACATTTAAAGTCTTTAAAACAATACGATGTTTATGTTTATAATCATTATGCGAATCCTTTATTGAATGACTTTAAAACAAAACTAAAATGTAAAACAGACATTGGTTTTGAAAACGTAATATCAAACGCAAACATTTATTTAATTTGTGTAACAGATAAATTTATTTCGAAAGTCGCAAAACAATTAAATATTCTCAATCCAAATGCACTTTTATTACATACGTCTGGAAGTACTAAAATTCAGGATTTAGGTAACCGTATTCAAAATACCGGTGTGTTTTATCCTTTACAAACCTTTTCAAGAGATTCAGAAATTAACTGGTCAAAAGTTCCTATTATAATAGAATCTGAAAGCCGAGATGCTGAACACAGTATTTTACATCTCGCAGATATGTTTAGCGAAACGGTTGTGAGAATGAATTACAAAGAGCGTCTGAAATTGCATCTGGCTGCTGTGCTTGTAAATAATTTTACCAACGCTTTATATGCAAGTGCAAACGATCTTATCAGACGGGATGCAGCAAGTTCGGAACTTTCTTTTGAAATTCTTATCCCATTAATTGAACAAACAACCGCGAAGATAAAAACACTGGAGCCTCGTTCAGCACAAACTGGTCCTGCTAAACGAAAAGATGAAACGGTGATGAAAAAACATTTGCAGATTATTTCCAAACAACCCGATCTAAAAAAAATATACAAACAATTAAGCAAGTTAATTGCAAAACAACAGGAGGAATAAGATGCTTAATTTTAAACAGAAACTAAACAAAATCACAACTATTATATTTGATGTTGATGGTGTTATGACCGATGGAAAAGTACTCGTGATGGAGAGTGGTGAAATGGTGAGGAATATGAATTCTAAAGATGGATACGCTTTAAACCTCGCAGTAAAAAAGGGCTACAGAATTGCAGTCATTAGCGGCGGAAATAATTTCGCTATCAAAAATGCTTTAGATAGAAATGGCGTTAAAGATGTTTTTATTAAACAGCACGATAAACTGGCCTGTTACAACGAATACAAAACCCAAAATAATTTAAGCGACGAAGAAATTGTTTTTATGGGTGACGATTTACCCGATCATGAAATTATGTCTCGAACGGGCTTAGCGGTTTGTCCGAACGATGCAGCAACAGAAATAAAAGAAATCTGCCACTACATTTCACCAAAGAATGGTGGCGAAGGGTGTGTGAGAGATATTATTGAACAAGTGTTGCGGGTGCAAGGCAATTGGGAAATTGTAAAATGGTAAGCTTTTATTCGCAGTAATTCCCTTGCACAAATTTTCATACACTACTTATATCTTAAGTAAACCTCTAAATCCTCTCGCTGCATAATACGATTCTGCTCCGTTATGATACAAGAAGACCGTGTTGTAACGACGATCACAAAATATTGCACCACCGAGTTCTCTGATATCTGAAGGTGTTTTTACCCAGCTCGATGTTTTCATGTCGAAATTTCCTAGCTTCTGTAATTCACGATATTGCTCTTCTGTTATAAGTTCAATCCCCATCTCAGCCGCCACATCTAAAGCACTACTTTTAGGTTTATGCTCCTTTCTTGATTCTAAAGCCTGACGGTCATAACAAAGACTTCTTCGTCCTTTTGGACTTTCTTCTGAACAATCACAAAAAATGTATTCACCCGTTTTTTTATCCTGCCCAATAACATCTGGTTCGCCGCCGCTGATTTCCATTTCCTCTAACGACCACAGTTTTTCTGACATTTTTTTTAGTCTTTCCACTAATCTACTCCATTCAAGTCCCTTATGGCGTTTTGTATTTTTCTCAAAACGTGTTTTCAAAATTTTGATTAGTTCTTTTTCTTGATTCGCAGACAATTTCTTTTTCATGTTATTTTAATTTTTATCCCAAATGAATTATGGGTTTTAATAATTTACTAATCATCTAATCCTTTACCATTGAGAATTTGTGTTGCATATTTTTCAACCCTTGCTTCACGCGTTTTAGCTTGTTTTGCTTGGGAGAAATAAAGCAAATAGCCTCTTTGCCGCCCAGGTGTTAATGCTTTAAACGCTTTTTCCAGAGCCGGAAGTTCATCCAATTTGTTTTGGAACTCTTTAGGCATATTGAATTCTGTCGTTTTTTTTAAAGAAACCTTTACACCTGATTTTTCCACTTCAATGGCTTCTTTAATATAAGCTTTCACGACACTTTTTTTCTTTACAATTTCTTGAAGACTTGTAAACCTTAATTGGCGAGCTACCTGAACATTCTTAGTTTGTCGAATAAGAATTTCTTTTGGATCCTGTAACAAAACTCCTTTAAAAAATAAAAGAGCACAGTACTCTTTAAACACATGAATTAAAACAATGTTGTTTTTGTTATTAGTATAACAGGGACAACCCCATTTTAATTCTTCAGCAAGTCCACACGAAACCGTAATCGCTCGGAGTGCCTCAATTTCATTCTGCCACTTTGCGTTTTTAGTAAAATACCAATCAACTTTAGGATTCATGTGTGTCAATTATTTTATAATTAAAATTAATAATTTTACTAATTCGCGAAATTGATTTTCCTATCCGAAGGTCTAAGATACCAAGATACTAAAGTTAACACTAACAATAATGTAGGTCCGAAAAATTCAATAGCACCATCACCGACAACAAAATGAGAAACGATGGCTCCTGTCATTGTAAAGAAGAATCCGGCGTAGGCCCACTCTTTTACTAAAGGAAATTTAGGCATAAGTACTACAATGACTCCCAAGATTTTCCAGACACCCAGAAGTGTTAGAAAATAAAGAGGATAACCTAAACGCTTCATCATTTCAACTTCTTCTCCCATTTGAATTAATTGTACAATTCCAGTTGAAGTCATTCCTAATGATAACCAGATAGTAGCGATCCAATAGATAATTTTGTTTCTTTTAGTCATGGTATTTTATTTTAATTTGTTTCCTATTTCTTGTATGCGATTATGTGCCTTATTAATTCCTTGCGCAAAGGGAAGTTGCAATATTTGGTCTCTGATAGCAACGGACCTATAAACAATGTGCATGGTTAGTATACTTACACCCGATGTGAGTCTTTCGAATTCTAAAAATTCAAGTTGAACGGGGAAAGGTGTGTTTTCCATTTCAAATGTTCGCGTAATTTTTTTGTTTGGAACAAATTCATGAATGGTTCCATTGAACAGATGTTTATTTCCTCTTGGATCGCTTGTTTCAAATTGGTAACTGCCGTGTCTTTTGCTTTCTAGTTTTAATACTTTTGTTCCCATCCATTGCTCAACGATTTCAGGCTCTATATAAGCTCTAAAAAGTAATTCTAGCGGCAAATCAAATTCCCGAGTAATAAAAATTTCCTGTTTACCTTCTTCGGCGTCAATTTTTGTTTTTCTCTCCATGTTATTTATTTTTATACTTTTTCATAACACTTTCCAGTTTATTAAATCGCTCATCCCACATGCTGCGGAATGGTTCGATAAAATCCGCAACCTCTTTCATTTTTTTAGGATTAAATTGATAATAAACTTCCCTACCCTCTTGCCTTTGATTTAACAACTCACATTCTGCAAGAATTTGCAAATGCTTAGAAACGGTTGGCCTTGCAGTGTCAAAATTTGATGCAATAGCGCCTGCCGTCATTGATTGCGAAGTAAGCAGAAGGAGGATAGCCCTTCTTGTTGGATCAGCAATAGCCTGAAAAACATCCCGTCTTAAATTCATTATGTAGTTATTTGACTACAAATATATGTGTAGTTATTTAACTACGCAAATTTTTTATTGCGATGAAATTTGGAAGTGTTTAAAAAACCGATTTTGCTCATTATATGAATCTTAATTATTTATTTAGCACAAACACACATAAATGTTTTTAGCTTTTTCGCTTCATTGCATGTAAGCTTTGTTTTGGTGATACAATCAAAAGTACTATCAATTACAGTAATCATGTTCGATTGCCCTGAATACTTATTTCCGAACGCTGTTACAGAATCCTCTACGCTTTGGTCTACCAATAAGTTTCCTAAAGAACAAAAAACCTTTCGTTCAATTATACTATCATTTCCTACGTAAAACGAGGTAACAATTTTACAACCGGAACAACTTTTACAATTGCAAAAACACATACAGGAATTCAACATAAACAAAACAAAGACCAAAATAGTTGCTGAAATAATTTTTAGCGAAAATTTTTCTTTAAATATCATATTTTTACTCTTGGATGTAACTAATAATAATATTTGTTGTCCTGTCGTCTCACTTATGCTTGCTAACGGATTCGGGCTTGGCGCCGGCGAAAATAACGATTTCGCAGATGCTAAAAGTGTTCCGATGTCCAGCGTGAAGTTAAAGTATTTTGAGCATTTGCAAAACAATAAAAAGTCCCGAAGGGGCCGCTGAAAAATTTGCAAATGCATGCACGAATGTCCGCTGGCGCCATTAGCCCGTGTTAGCTACTAGTGCGCCCACACAAAGTATTTGAGCGTTTCCGCTAGTCTGAAATACCATCGTCCTAAAATTAAACGTTTTAAGGTTGCAGTTGAAATAGGTTTATATAATGCCAATTAATATAGCCATATTTTATGCTGGCTAACCAAATACCAAGAGTCAAATTTGTTAAAAGAAGAAAAGTCAGGATGATTTTTTTAAACGTACTATAAAGATGATAATTTCTAATGAAAATTATTATTGCTAAGAATGTCACCAAAAAAGCGAATAGATTTATATAATGACTGTAAACA
This region includes:
- a CDS encoding KdsC family phosphatase, which gives rise to MLNFKQKLNKITTIIFDVDGVMTDGKVLVMESGEMVRNMNSKDGYALNLAVKKGYRIAVISGGNNFAIKNALDRNGVKDVFIKQHDKLACYNEYKTQNNLSDEEIVFMGDDLPDHEIMSRTGLAVCPNDAATEIKEICHYISPKNGGEGCVRDIIEQVLRVQGNWEIVKW
- a CDS encoding Rossmann-like and DUF2520 domain-containing protein, coding for MEKQVKEKIVIIGCGSVAWHIAKHLKSLKQYDVYVYNHYANPLLNDFKTKLKCKTDIGFENVISNANIYLICVTDKFISKVAKQLNILNPNALLLHTSGSTKIQDLGNRIQNTGVFYPLQTFSRDSEINWSKVPIIIESESRDAEHSILHLADMFSETVVRMNYKERLKLHLAAVLVNNFTNALYASANDLIRRDAASSELSFEILIPLIEQTTAKIKTLEPRSAQTGPAKRKDETVMKKHLQIISKQPDLKKIYKQLSKLIAKQQEE
- a CDS encoding SRPBCC domain-containing protein; the protein is MERKTKIDAEEGKQEIFITREFDLPLELLFRAYIEPEIVEQWMGTKVLKLESKRHGSYQFETSDPRGNKHLFNGTIHEFVPNKKITRTFEMENTPFPVQLEFLEFERLTSGVSILTMHIVYRSVAIRDQILQLPFAQGINKAHNRIQEIGNKLK
- a CDS encoding DoxX family protein; the protein is MTKRNKIIYWIATIWLSLGMTSTGIVQLIQMGEEVEMMKRLGYPLYFLTLLGVWKILGVIVVLMPKFPLVKEWAYAGFFFTMTGAIVSHFVVGDGAIEFFGPTLLLVLTLVSWYLRPSDRKINFAN
- the ccsA gene encoding cytochrome c biogenesis protein CcsA, which encodes MNNIEYADERLWAGNLGNGFIVLSFVAALLSCLSFYFSFKDSSLLKLARFSFNLHGFSVLGIIGTLFYMLLNHFFEYQYVWQHSNSTMDMKYILSCFWEGQEGSFLLWTFWNVVLGLLLKRQLKGGEWEVPVMTIFALVQVFLASMILGVYMFDYKIGSNPFLLMKEHSEFRNLPFVLAAKYESTARGLNPLLMNYWMTIHPPTLFLGFASTLVPFAFSIAALWNKQYTKWQSIALPWTYFGILILGVGILMGGAWAYEALSFGGFWAWDPVENASLVPWLVLVAAGHTMIINKNKGGSLFTTHFLTISSFLLVLYSTFLTRSGVLGNASVHAFTDLGMTGQLVMYVLTFILISVALLVRNDLFRVSYVVLSFLLLAFASLYGYKRIILLIWISSSAFITGLSYYLYFPKEKEEEELFSREFWMFLGSLVLILSSLIITYFTSIPVINKLFGTEYAPPKVPVYNEWMVPFAILLMLLIAAAQFLKYKKTESCKFLKRISYTFILALLFGTICSIPFYFLNNFANGSGEEKWNLISYALLLTTALFAAFANADYFITILKGKISKSGAAIAHIGFALIMIGALISTSKKVVLSKNTAERKVSSLGADYDDKKSILLTQGDTLPMGPYLVTYTGKYREGIDVYFKVDYLKLNKNNKPELDFTLEPHVQDNPRMGKSPEPDTKHYLDRDIYTHVTWADLNIDTNKTKNDAFTSAKNYIGHVGDTIFSSNAIIVIDSLRSNLSKSEYEKNDSYLEVTAVLRCVDVRSQVYFAHPKFIIQNNVVIPKEDLVDELGLKLVFWKINPEEGTVEITLSERLSNARDFFVMEAYVFPYINVLWIGCLIMAIGTAIAILERIRKFKLQKEVKT
- a CDS encoding cytochrome c maturation protein CcmE domain-containing protein, whose translation is MKKLHILGIIVIAVAIGVIFVSLKNTSTYADFTEAVSNPDKEFHVVGKLDKDQPQIYDPKINPDEFLFSMIDNKGVIKQVVLHKSKPQDFEKSEQIVLIGKMQGDNFHANDILMKCPSKYNEGAQQLN
- a CDS encoding DUF4256 domain-containing protein, with translation MKKKLSANQEKELIKILKTRFEKNTKRHKGLEWSRLVERLKKMSEKLWSLEEMEISGGEPDVIGQDKKTGEYIFCDCSEESPKGRRSLCYDRQALESRKEHKPKSSALDVAAEMGIELITEEQYRELQKLGNFDMKTSSWVKTPSDIRELGGAIFCDRRYNTVFLYHNGAESYYAARGFRGLLKI
- a CDS encoding YdeI/OmpD-associated family protein, coding for MNPKVDWYFTKNAKWQNEIEALRAITVSCGLAEELKWGCPCYTNNKNNIVLIHVFKEYCALLFFKGVLLQDPKEILIRQTKNVQVARQLRFTSLQEIVKKKSVVKAYIKEAIEVEKSGVKVSLKKTTEFNMPKEFQNKLDELPALEKAFKALTPGRQRGYLLYFSQAKQAKTREARVEKYATQILNGKGLDD
- a CDS encoding ArsR/SmtB family transcription factor, with protein sequence MNLRRDVFQAIADPTRRAILLLLTSQSMTAGAIASNFDTARPTVSKHLQILAECELLNQRQEGREVYYQFNPKKMKEVADFIEPFRSMWDERFNKLESVMKKYKNK